The window AGGAGCTCTCGACTCCCTCTCTCGCTGAAACCCGACAAGGAGACTGAAATAAATCATTGTCTTGTCAACAATGACATAGACATTGggcaaaacaaaaacaactaGGCATTGGTAAGCAAACAAGACTTTTGCCTATGATCAGGATAATGTATTGGAGTTTAACTACTTGTCTGCCTACCATAATATTGCCAGGATCAGTATGGTCACAATGTGCTGTCATTAATTGCATGTCCTTATCCTTAATCAATCACCCATTACCCAAAATGGTTTACAGATTAGATATCATCTGCTCTTTGTACAATTTGTGAAGCCAAGATTCAAAAATGTTTCGATGACCTTTTCCAATTTTCCCCATCTGCTGATCAGACAAAAAAAGTATTTCAAGGTACACTGATGATGTAAGTTAAAATACACAAAGAACAGATTTGTTTGCCACAAGTTTGATATTTTCAAGGTAAAGTTGCCATTGCTATACTGTAAATAGAGAAGCAGTGTGCTCCATTGAATAAAACTCTATTCACGAGAAATAGTACATTTTAATtcacaggaaaaaaaaatgttactGACAACATCCCAATGTGGTGTGCAGCACTCAAAAGAAGTAATCTCATCTCATATCTCACTAATCTACTATCATAAAAAGTTCTCTATCTTACAAAAAGAACAGAACAGGATATGGGATAAACTTGGAAACTGCAGTACAAGCCAGCTGCTGGATTAGCAAGAAAGAACAAATGCAATATTTTATCCCGATCCTGTGCACAGCAACCATGCACCATTCTCTGTTAAACCGAATAGCAGAAAATGTTGCTGCTGGGTGATGCTCAGCCACAAGTCTCTTTTCAACATTTGAAACCTCCCACTTAGTAAGAGAACTCATGTCCTCGAAATGAGATGTACTTCTTAACCCAGATGGCAATGTCCTCAGCACAGGCCTGTGCCTCAGGGGTCTTTAGAAGAATGTCAAGGGTTGCAAATTCGTGAACTGCATCCTTGTATTCAAGAACAGGCGCATCAACATTTACCTTCCGAAGTGCCTCTGAGTAAGCAATAGCTCGGTCTCTCATCCAGTCATGTTCTGCTACAACTGTCAGTGTTGGGGGCATGAGCTTCAGAGGTGGGCCCCTGTCTGGGATGAGTGGATTGGCAGCTGGGTGATCCAGGCTGAACTCTTCCTCAGGAAGAAAGAGTTTCCAGGCAAGTATGCACATTGCTTTGTCATAGAAGTAGGAGTTTGCCAACTTTATTTCAGACCGTGTGGGAGCATTTCCAATGAAGAATGGGTACATTAGGACCTGTGCTACAACCTTGACAGGGTCCAGAAGCCTGCCTGCCTCAACAGCTTTACGAGCCACATAATCTGCAATGTTTGCCCCACAACTCACCCCAAGTAGAACACATCTGCTTCAACAATATCACAATTTAAGATAAGGTAAAATGGCAATGTGAAACTTTTACAAAATAGAAGATAAGGATCCATAAACTAGCGAAAAAGTACTAAGAAGCAGCAATCTTCCAGGTTAAcaattaaacataatttgcCAGAATTTATCTCATCCAAAAATCAGTATGAATTTGAACTTGGCCTCCTTCATATAGATTCTTCCTTGACCTCAATTGTACCTCATTCAAACTGTGATTTCCAGGTTGACTCAATATTCCTTGCATGCTTTGATTCAACAAGACAACTATATACTCAACTAACACCAGAGATTATGATCCAGAAGTTTTATAGATCATACTAAAGACACAACAGAAAACACAATACAACCAACAAGACAAACTCAAACTCTTGACCACATACTCTATTAAACACCTTTGAACATAACATGTGAAACGAAAGTTGCTGCATGATACAACATACATTAGAAAACATTGGGCATAAGTTGCTAAACAACAAgcattaaaatcatttataagccAGCTTAGGTGTATGAATCTGCTCACAAGTCAAAAAGTCTCAATGCATGAAAAGTATGAgaggataaaaaaaaacatgaaagtCAAGTAGACATCATAATTACTAATGACAGATGTCCACAGGACAGGCAATTCAGCAATCAGCACCCAACCTAATGGAAGAAATAAATCCAGACAAAATCTAATAGTTGATTCTTAAAGTATACATTCTCTTTCTGATACTATGGTTAAACCAATAGCACTAAGGACACCCCTCAGACAAAATACAGCAAGAAAATAAGCCAACTTGCTGCAAGGGAATATagaaacattttatttatccTCAACAgtatagaaaatgatgaatgcATGCTTTTCATGTGTTACCAAATAGTTAAAGTTTGGCTAAACTAATGTAAATTAGCTTAATAAacaccttaaaaaaaaattcattactTTCATTTAAAAAGCAATCTTCAGGggcaaaaatgattttaattttgactgTCTAAGGGGTCATTAAGGGACCTCCAATGCCACAAATGTCAATCAAAACTACCAAAACAAGTAGGCAAATTCTAGAACCAAGGGCCAGAATGAACAAAATGTCTATGTCATGGACATCTATGGCAATTAAATGTGAAACAGAAATATAAGGAAGAGAAGTGCTTGATACTACACACACTCAAAACTCTATACAGAAAACacaaacaaaattgaaaattgaattgAACTGTATTCGATGAAGAGGAGGCGGTGGTGCACAAAAGACTATAACTTTCCaggaattttcaaattgagaGATTGAATCCTATATTAGAATACAGAAGGACCACTTCCAAAGCCTCTACCACCAGAAAGAGAACTTAGATTTGACAGACTTTGGATGATGAAGATTTATTGCACAGTTATACAAGTCAGATCAGAGTATGATCACAAGTTATCCACACTAATTTACTTTCAAAAGTTTCATAACCAAAACCTCATTCACAAGTTGCTATTCTAGCAATATCTATCTAATTAAATCATGCAAATTCAAGCTTACAAGCTACATTGCCCTAATCAAGATGCACTTCCTACTTGCCAACCAtctcaacaaaataaaaacagaggcAAGGAATGCATATCAAATTTACACCCAATCAATTGCAACAAATATAAAACCATtgaagattaaaatttttacctaCTTTGCATCTAATGAAACTGATGAATTTAAGCTTAAAAAGCCAAACTTTCCTGATCAAATTGCAGTTCCTAACCCCTAGCCTTAACCTAATCAATCAATTAACCGTACTACAACCAATGCTCATCAACATTTCCAGTCAAAAGCACATAAATCACAATGAATCTAACAACAAGAACAAACACAATCAGAGATCAAGACATCTCATTCATGCCGGGATCAAATTACACTTCCTAACTAACTCCTACCCTTCAAACCAAATCAAtcaataacaaaaacaaatataaccAAGATCAAAACTTTATATAGGAAGAAAGGAATAGCAACCTTGACGGATCTCCATGAGCCGCCAACCACGGCTCAACCATAGAAGCCCCAAACGCATCCACAATATGTCTCTGAACTTCAGCCTTCTTAAACTCAGCTCCAACCCCACGCGCCCCACTCCCCATCGACTTACTACACTCTGCTAAATTCGCTTGCTTCCCTAACCAATTCAACACCTTCAATCCATCCTCGAATGCAGCCGGATACCTATTCTCCGGCGCCAACCTATAACCAACCGCCACAACTATAACATCACACAATTTCGCTATCCTCCGACAGAAAAAGTCGTTAGCAACCGAATCATTGCTCCCACTCACCCAACCACCGCCATGAAACTGTAACATTATTGGTAATTTTCGACAGTTTTGAGGTAATGGTGAATAGCCTCGATAAACATTATTGTCGGATCTTAAATTTAACCCTTCAAAACTGCTTCTTCTCGGATCATTTCTAGGGGCTCCGATATTAGGCGGGCCATAACTATTTCTTCGGTGATTAAGGGAATTTGGGTCGTCTTGTTGGGACGATCTGGGCTTGGATTTCGGCTCGGGTTGTTCGGGAGGGGAAAGGGACGATTCGGGGAGGAAGATCCGAATAGTAAGGGAAGTGAAAGGGTCGATGTGGATGTCTTTGGTGGCGACGCCGTCGGTGAAACAAGGGTTGGGGGCGGAAACGGATTCCTCAGGTCGGGTGGTGACGCCGTATGGATTGGAGGATTCGTCGAGAGGTGTTTGGATCCGGTTCTGCAAACGGTGCTTCAAGAGGAACTTGAAGAATACACTGTATAATTTTACAGCTACGCTTGGCAtttccctttccttttttttttatctttttctgtTGGAAAAAAAAACGAATTCTGGGTTTTGATTTCTCTAGGTTTTTCTTGATGGGTTTGCAGAGACCGGAGATTAAGATGAagtttctcccttttttttcctctctcttcTCAATTCTGAgtctgggtttttttttttttttgggttttttaaGGTTGAAGTAAATTCATGGTTTTGAAGGGGGGAAAATTTGAAAGAtctaattttgatttgaaatttcaCATGGGAATTGGGTGATCAGGGTTTTCAAACCTGGGGAAGTTTTGCTTGAAATCTGATGTTGATCCTTCAATGGCAAATTAGATAGAAGaacagaaaataaagaaagaaagaaacacgAGGAAAGGGAAGAAGGGGCCCTTAGGTGGGATGATGTGGTTACATGCAACCACAGCCAGCAGCAACTTTATTAagctgttttttctttttctttttctttttttatttatttgttgatGACAGGCTGGTATACTCTAAGATGATTTCAGTGAAATCAAACGAGCAAGCTGTACCCTGAGGACAAACTTGCCCTTAGAAGTGGGAGGTACAACAATTAGAAGGATGGATTTGGAAAGTAATGTTTGGATTTGGGGTGTGGCAAATAATTGCCAAGGTGATAAGTCTTCTTGGGAAATGTTATTATTTGAAGTTGCATCATTGTGTTAAATGAGTAGGACTCTTAGGAGGGAAAGTAATTAAACTCTAAGTCCTCCATCATTGGGCAGCAGGCTTAATTGAAAAGGTTTTTATTTGACTCATTCTGGGTATTTAtagatttttaatattataaaataatataaaaataaatatttttaaaattttttaattttaaatttatttgttgataatatgataatatttaattaattaattaattaattatatgaaatctGTGCTGGTCTATTTGATATCATAACCAGTATATGGAGCAAATTTATGCGCTAGTtaagatttttatatttcagaaataacaaaaaaatcttttgaaatgTTTGGATTGACATCAACTATTCAACTTGAAGACAAAGTCCAGGAATCAATGGCAAGTTCAAATTTGGAGTTATTGAAACCCAttaaagaagagaagaatGCTTTAAAATAAACACAAGATACCTAAACCGTTAGCCAAAACTTCAGTAGGTGGTTTCCCAAAATCATTCTGATTCAAAATGTTTATATTCAAAATGCTGTGAATACAATATCTAGAACAACTTTTCAAACTTAATCCACTGGTTTCAAAATCATTCACGTCTGATATGAGATGAGATATCCCAACTTAATCCACtgatttcaaaatcattcaCGTCTGATATGAGATATCCCGACAACTATGAGTATTCAACAATATACTCACAACAGTGGtccaaataaaagaaagagatagAATTGGaattcatgctttcttgccacCCTTAAAAGATTATGAATGGAAAAAGATGTCTACTTTACAAGCCAAActcatttgtttttttgtttttttgtccCCAATCCATTATATACAAGCATATATGAGCAAAAGGAGCTCAGATTTACCCCACATAAGCAGCAATCTTGATGAACCTGTGTGACATCAAAATCTAGCAAACCAAATGTTCAGACGGTGAACAGTTgatacaaataataaaaactcaGCTTCATCATCTTGCTTCCCAAAATCACCATGTCCACCAACCTATACGGTTTGCATACAGACCTTGAAATGAAAACCATCAGCAACTACAATGGCAATCTCTTGTCCTAGCCTGATGGCTTCCGAGTAGTTATTTTTGGGGAGACAAGCACAGGTTCATTGCTTGCAGCTTTCATTGCAGCAATCTCTTCTAATCGTTTCCATGTGGCTTCACGTTTTGATTTAACCTCATTTTCCCGTGCTTCGTCTTCCTGAAACTTTTGCAAGCACTCCTCAAAAAGCTCAGGGTCAGAGTCGGAGAAAATCTTGCGGACATTTAGAGTCAAGCTCTGAACTGCCTGGTTCCAGTGGTTTCTTGCATTCTTTTCCAAGGAAGCGAAGATAATTGGAAGTATAACTTTCCGATTCTGTTTTATTAGATTCTCAATGTGATCATTGTTCCATAAGAACAAAGCCCTCTCTGCCACCTATAAACAAAGTATCGAAGATTTTAAAGACAGAGAAAAAAAGACTGCAAGAAAATAAGCACATCATCTTTAATCATTGAAAATGATATCTCTGCACAATAATGTAAGTGTGTATATTCATTGCTAGCATAACTGACTCGATGCAGCATCACCTCATGACTACAACTattattaagaaattttaaactaGCATCAACATCTAGACAAATAGTAAAGCCtttcatttatataaaaaCTGACCACCATGGAGATATCCTCCCAATAGCTATAAACAAACTGAAACAGAAATCCATCCTCTTGCCAGCGCATGTTGGGCAAACCAACTAAATTAAAGAGGCTATCAACCAAATCTACAGATTTTTATTTGTATGCTAATACTCTACAAGTAAATTTCCTAAACATAAATGAATCTTGTAGCCCTCGGTATCTGAAAGTAATGTGATGCAGAGATTTTCTAATAGGGAACACCTCTTTATCACAAACCCTATGACATCATTTAACAACTGCATGTTAATACCATATGATAAATTTGCGAAGAGAGtccatttcatcaaacacaaatcaTTATATCAATCCAGATTCTTAGTTATTCGTGATAATCTCAGTTTCATCACTTACAATGAAGTCCTAAATAGAGAATGATGACACAATATTAACCATTTAGGCAATCAAATCTAGTGGGAAAAGGCATGGTTTGTTTTCATTATTGTCACTGCAAATCTAATTATTTCAATTACAACTTTATGAAGATTTAACTCTTTCCCTGGTGAAGAGtgaccttttcttttttgaaaggtCTTGTTATTACATCCTTCAGTTAGTCAACATCAACAGGACACAGCTTTGTCATAACAGGTCAGTTGTGGAACAACTGATTCCTTTTAGTTGGTTAATAGTAAGTGGAATTGGGACCTGTATTTTTCTGCGTGTCCAAATACATCCAAATTCCTTTGATTAGATGTTGGTCTGAGTACCTAAGTTTCAAGTTATTTGCTTAACCCAACTACACATTTCTATCTCTCCTCTCTTTATGAACAGAATGAAATTGTTGAAGAAGATTAAGCAGTGCACATCAATAAAGTTCCAACCTCAATATTGGATGTAAACTTTCTGAGGCAGAGTCCAGACAGGTAAACACCAGTTTGAAAGTCAAGAAATATAATCCAATGAGATGAAGAGTCTACTTTTATATGGTTAAAAGCAGTCGACAATTACAGTCTTAGAACTGTCTCAGTAGAAATAGATCACAACTGATTTTCTTGGATCTGATACTTCAACATTTAATCTCACTAATATGCATTTACGTAACCACCTTAAGCCCACCTCAGGTTACTCTTTTAGATATTCAGAAACAATGATGGTATAGTACATCAGCAAAACAAGATTTTACCATTCTACTGGGCAAAGGGAGAATCACAATAAAGAAAGGAACAGGGCAAGCAAGAAAAAATATTCATGTCAACTTGTGGCTTTTGCTTAATTTTAACGAAGCCAATTCATCTAAACCATCAAAGCTTTCTCTTGTTTATTCAATTTGATAAAGAAAATCATGTCAACTCGTTGTTCTTGCTTTTAATAAAGCCACTTCATCTAAACCATTAaagctttctctctttttttaaagttacttcactagttttgttttgttaagGGACTTTCATAAAGAatagaaagagaggaaagttGCAAGTAGTGAACTAACGAAATCCCTACCTGAAAATGCGAACTACTCAAGCAACGGCCTATCTGACGGAATAAGGGTACCATGCAGCGTTGAAACTCAGGAGGTTGTGTGGCTTCTAAAACTTCCTCCAGTTCACCCAAGAACATGACTTCTTTTGAGCTATTTGTAATTGGCCAATACTTTAGCAAGCCTCGTATAACAGTATCAGCAAGCTTGCAGTCCTTCTCCACAAATTGAGTGATGCAGTAAGATAGCTGCTGGTGGTACATAGGTATGCACTTTGGTTTGTGAAGCGGTATCAATGCACGAACAAGAAAGAGCTTATGTTCTTCCTTCAGTGGCAAAGCAAACCCATTGATTATACTTCCCAAAATTTCTAATAGCTCTGCAATTCCGTTGTGTTTTTCAGTTTCAAAAATAAAGCGGTAAAAGATGTTGTTGATTGCTTTCCTGATGAATGGACGATGGACCATAAATTTTCCATAGATGCGATGCAGAACAGTTTTCAGATACTCCCTTTCTCTGGGGTCCTCTGAATCAAAAAGATCTAACAGCCTTAGAACAAAAGAGTGATCAATATACCGCTTGGCCAATTTTGCATCTGTCTCAGGTGATGCCACAAACCTCAAGAGAAATTCATAAACAACTTGCAAATGAGGCCATGCAGGGTCCATTGAGGGCTCCTCCTCTTCCAAATCAAATGCTTCCAAAACTTTGTTCTCACGGGGCGGAGAAGTAAGTGCTCTAAACAAATTGACAGACACCATCTTTACAATTTCTTGCATCACAATCTCCGAAAATTTCCCACTGGCAGATGAAACATAATCCACGAGCTCTAGTAAAGTTTGCCGCTTGATATCCTTCTCTTTGAAGTTTTTGGTTGGGTCAGTGAAGTCAAACACAATGCAACACAAGTTCAGTTTTCTGATGAACAAGTTCTGCTTCTCAGAATTTGGAACATCTCTAAAACTGGGCAATGCCTCAAAAGAAGCAAACATATTCCCATTCAGCTTTGCATTCACCACTTGAGAAATCTTATTGCCTGGATTCAGCCCTATATTTGGAGTAGAATTAAATCCAGAAAAGGCTGCACCACTTGCGTTTGCATATCGGGTACTTGCTAGATCGCTGTTTCTTGAACTGGTAGAAGCATTTGATGAAGAGGTAGAGGTTCCTCCTCCTCCATCACGATTGTCACTGGACTTAGATGGTTTCCGTGGGAGCCTATTAAGTATTTGTTTGATCATTGTAACTTAGATGGAGAATCTCTTTTTATGCACTTAACAACCGGATATTAAAAGAAAGCCCTTCAAAGCAAATGCACCATCAAGGATGTAGAAAAGAGATATCAGCCCAGCAAGGAAAACTTAGTTGCACAAGACTGTCAACTCATAAATCGAAAGCCACCGATAAGGCTAACACACAAATAAATGTGCAACTCCATCCTCAATAAGATGAGTTATTACTCATTCCAACAGAGAAAATTCCTTGTTTACTTGAACAGCAACATCCAACCCACTTcatatgttgaaaaaaatctaaaacacAGAAGACAAAATCCAAGCTAGAGTACATCAATCAACTTATAACAAAAACCCCCAATTATGTATAGCTAACCTTAATATACTTCatcttcttttctccttttgagTGGCAAAGCATGCATCATTTTTTGACTtgtatcaaaaaaaaaaaccccatgTGCCTAAaccaatcaaaaaataaacaaataccCAATTATTATCACCAACCAAACCATAAAATTCAGCtccaaaatatttgattttctaGCTAAATTACtcaaaaaaggaaagggaTACGGAATATTCACCTTTTGTCTCCTTGGCTCTAATTTTCTTCAGCTTCCAAAGATTAACAAAAGCATTCTACCAGATCAAAAGGTAACAAGATCTGGGTTTGATCTTAAGAACCCAACCAGCATTTTCCACCAAAAGCGACCCTACAAAATTATCCAAAAGGGACATAAGCCAAAcgaaaaaacaaaacttgtAACTGAcattaagaaagaaagagaggtttggtccaaaaccaagaaaacaagtgaaatCTATCACTTACAAAAGAGATAGTTGAGCTACTCCATTCTTTCTCAAAGgacacagagagagagagagagagagagagttagaATCTACAGAAATATAATGGATTTAGGAAagaacatcatcatcatcaatcaacCTTCGGTTGTTGttgatgttttgttttttctttaagtAAATAATTGTTGTAATAAATCCCACTTCtcctctattttttttttcctttttctttgtaaagatttgatcttttctaaactttcccagcaaaatttcatttcaacctCAAAGCTCAGACTTTTTCACTTTTGATTTTCTCCAGATGAAGATGGAATCCAATTGACCAAATCACCCCTCGACCTTTTCCAAAAACCCACCTTTTTTGCTTTCGGAGAGAATGAGGAGCAGCTTAAAATGGGAAAACCGTCAACAACTTCCTTGAGGTGGTGACCCTCACGCACCCACTTGAATGCGAGTGGGATTTTTCAAGATTTGACAGATCCATGTCACAGCCTGTTGTCATCCCAAAGCTCCATAGATTACATCTCAACATCCCCGCGTTGGCACAGTTTCCCGTTATGGTAGGGCATTCGATCCCACGTGCTTCCTTGGCGCGTGAAGTAAAAACAATACCAGTTGAACTTGAAccttaaaaggaaaattgttttccttgaatttcaagtcttttttttttgttaattatataTCTTTATGAGCTGTTAAAATCATTTGAAGCTTGCATTGTAATCATATGCTTCCTTCCTATTTGTTTTATGATAAGTTTTTCAATGTTTTCTCATCACCTTCCATTTCAATACAAAGAAATtctttattcctttttcattaaCCAAGAAAAAATTTTACGAAGATATTGGTTAATTAAATCAGTAAATGTTTTTGACTTATACCAAATATTTGTAATCAAATTGAACATAATTATAACAGTTTTGTACTAttgtaatatttatattatgatttaaatatttaaaaaaatttatatcatAACTTTCATTTATTACATTCAACTGagttcttaaattttaatttaaatccaaACAAGCTCTTAATcttaacaaaaatttaattaccaTTAAATCAATACTAACCTGACTTTTTTTACCAATGTGACATATCGTTTAAATCACATAACAACTTATGTGAATCGAAATCACCATATCAACTGATCAAGTTATATGtcatatgaataaaaaaaattaaaccaatTGACATTGAATTGACGATgattaaattttcatcaaaattaaaagtttatttaaatttaaatcaaaatttaaaaatttatttgaacagaataaaagatgaaatgttgaattGAATAAATACCCCAGAagatttattatatttatgcccataattatcaatatatatatatggcatcgttggtaaaggcaaggaaccATTTTTTGTTGCCAAATGACCCCAGTAGTTGAAGACATTTAGGTGAGGTTTGAATGAAATGGTCATTGTGATGGCGTCCTTGCAACTTACATGACTTAATAATTCCTTTCTAACTTTTAATCTGTTCTCTATTTTCTGTTTTCAAAACCACATCCAAGGAGAAGAATAGACTCCACTGATCAAGTTAATCCTCCTTTTGACTGCTTTaagatttcttctttcttttaatataatacttttaaacattttttaaatattaaaaaaattaaaataaatctttattttttattatcttcaatCTCGGTcttatatctttattttttactaaataaacttttataactgaaaattaactaattattataaatcaaaatattatttattattttatatacacatcgtattaatattaactgacatgaaaaat is drawn from Theobroma cacao cultivar B97-61/B2 chromosome 4, Criollo_cocoa_genome_V2, whole genome shotgun sequence and contains these coding sequences:
- the LOC18600926 gene encoding probable carboxylesterase 11; its protein translation is MPSVAVKLYSVFFKFLLKHRLQNRIQTPLDESSNPYGVTTRPEESVSAPNPCFTDGVATKDIHIDPFTSLTIRIFLPESSLSPPEQPEPKSKPRSSQQDDPNSLNHRRNSYGPPNIGAPRNDPRRSSFEGLNLRSDNNVYRGYSPLPQNCRKLPIMLQFHGGGWVSGSNDSVANDFFCRRIAKLCDVIVVAVGYRLAPENRYPAAFEDGLKVLNWLGKQANLAECSKSMGSGARGVGAEFKKAEVQRHIVDAFGASMVEPWLAAHGDPSRCVLLGVSCGANIADYVARKAVEAGRLLDPVKVVAQVLMYPFFIGNAPTRSEIKLANSYFYDKAMCILAWKLFLPEEEFSLDHPAANPLIPDRGPPLKLMPPTLTVVAEHDWMRDRAIAYSEALRKVNVDAPVLEYKDAVHEFATLDILLKTPEAQACAEDIAIWVKKYISFRGHEFSY
- the LOC18600927 gene encoding serine/threonine protein phosphatase 2A 57 kDa regulatory subunit B' theta isoform, translating into MIKQILNRLPRKPSKSSDNRDGGGGTSTSSSNASTSSRNSDLASTRYANASGAAFSGFNSTPNIGLNPGNKISQVVNAKLNGNMFASFEALPSFRDVPNSEKQNLFIRKLNLCCIVFDFTDPTKNFKEKDIKRQTLLELVDYVSSASGKFSEIVMQEIVKMVSVNLFRALTSPPRENKVLEAFDLEEEEPSMDPAWPHLQVVYEFLLRFVASPETDAKLAKRYIDHSFVLRLLDLFDSEDPREREYLKTVLHRIYGKFMVHRPFIRKAINNIFYRFIFETEKHNGIAELLEILGSIINGFALPLKEEHKLFLVRALIPLHKPKCIPMYHQQLSYCITQFVEKDCKLADTVIRGLLKYWPITNSSKEVMFLGELEEVLEATQPPEFQRCMVPLFRQIGRCLSSSHFQVAERALFLWNNDHIENLIKQNRKVILPIIFASLEKNARNHWNQAVQSLTLNVRKIFSDSDPELFEECLQKFQEDEARENEVKSKREATWKRLEEIAAMKAASNEPVLVSPKITTRKPSG